A stretch of Dama dama isolate Ldn47 chromosome 22, ASM3311817v1, whole genome shotgun sequence DNA encodes these proteins:
- the LOC133043358 gene encoding eukaryotic translation initiation factor 1, protein MSAIQNLHSFDPFADASKGDDLLPAGTEDYIHIRIQQRNGRKTLTTVQGIADDYDKKKLVKAFKKKFACNGTVIEHPEYGEVIQLQGDQRKNICQFLVEIGLAKDDQLKVHGF, encoded by the coding sequence ATGTCCGCTATCCAGAACCTCCACTCTTTCGACCCCTTTGCTGATGCAAGTAAGGGTGATGATCTGCTTCCTGCTGGCACTGAGGATTATATCCATATAAGAATTCAACAGAGAAACGGCAGGAAGACCCTTACTACTGTCCAAGGGATCGCTGATGATTACGATAAAAAGAAACTAGTGAAGGCGTTTAAGaagaaatttgcctgcaatggtACTGTAATTGAGCATCCAGAATATGGAGAAGTAATTCAGCTACAGGGTGACCAGCGCAAGAACATATGCCAGTTCCTGGTAGAGATTGGACTGGCTAAGGACGACCAGCTGAAGGTTCATGGGTTTTAA